A genomic region of Lysinibacillus sp. 2017 contains the following coding sequences:
- the topB gene encoding type IA DNA topoisomerase, translating into MGKIAILAEKPSQARAYAEAFKIKQKEKTFIELEPCPTFPEGAIISWGIGHLVELKQPKEYKKEWEKWSLVSLPIILDKYEDKVSSKTYTQFNAVKRVFNDPQVTMIYNACDAEREGSNIFYSIYKMSKVKKPVKRLWINSLEVDEIRKGFQNMQSNERDLLMYQEAKTRQISDWLVGMNCSRLYTLLLQQKGFKGSISIGRVQSPTVYLIYKRLQEINNFKPENFYEIEGVFKAQNGVYKGKAKIKTNVRAEAEQLLMQHGIQPMDTGQISNVTNKTKRIQPPRLHALSTLQATANKRWKYSPAHVLKLTQSLYEKKLVSYPRTDSQLITHNEYDYLSDALPKYQQLIGKSFAPISRGHNKRYVDGSNVGEHYAIIPTKKVPTEKALQSMAADERNIYFEILNTTLAMFHLDYEYDEKMILTNVKNIEFKSIGKTELVKGWKELFTGDKGLQAREEVLPVVFQGEIVQSKVSIVEGTTMPPKPYTEGQLITMMKTCGKSVEDEEEIEVLKSIEGIGTEATRSGIIETIKKHEFIEVKRNIVSITPKGELLCRAIEGTLLSSPSMTAKWEIYLKKIGRGEGSAKHFIESIGKFINQLIAEVPNKINTLTIEAEQFTKPIAKDIVTCPTCKVGKIGLRKNFYGCSDYKNGCKQTFPERLLGKKLTEKYIKDLCTNGKTSEIKGFKAKSGKQFSASLRLVEGKLEFEFNVKK; encoded by the coding sequence ATGGGGAAAATCGCTATTTTGGCTGAGAAACCATCTCAAGCTAGAGCTTATGCAGAAGCATTTAAAATTAAACAAAAAGAGAAAACATTTATCGAGTTAGAGCCGTGTCCTACATTTCCTGAAGGCGCAATTATAAGTTGGGGTATAGGTCATCTCGTTGAATTAAAACAGCCAAAGGAATATAAAAAAGAATGGGAAAAGTGGTCACTTGTTTCACTACCGATAATCCTAGATAAATATGAAGATAAAGTGTCATCAAAAACGTACACACAATTTAATGCGGTCAAAAGAGTATTTAATGACCCCCAAGTGACAATGATTTATAACGCTTGTGATGCTGAGCGTGAAGGATCAAATATTTTTTACTCAATTTATAAAATGTCGAAGGTGAAAAAGCCTGTAAAACGCTTATGGATCAACTCTTTAGAGGTTGATGAAATTCGAAAAGGCTTTCAAAATATGCAAAGTAATGAACGTGACTTGCTTATGTATCAGGAAGCGAAGACACGTCAAATTAGTGACTGGCTCGTTGGAATGAATTGTAGCCGCCTATATACGTTATTGTTGCAACAAAAGGGTTTTAAAGGCAGTATTTCCATAGGTCGAGTACAATCGCCAACAGTTTATTTGATTTATAAAAGACTCCAAGAAATCAACAATTTTAAACCAGAGAATTTTTATGAAATCGAAGGAGTTTTCAAAGCGCAAAATGGAGTGTATAAAGGTAAAGCAAAGATTAAAACAAATGTTAGAGCAGAAGCTGAGCAGTTACTAATGCAACATGGAATTCAGCCGATGGATACTGGTCAAATATCGAACGTGACGAATAAAACGAAGCGAATCCAGCCACCACGACTTCATGCGTTATCGACATTACAAGCAACTGCCAATAAACGTTGGAAATATAGTCCTGCACATGTGTTAAAGTTGACGCAGTCGCTGTATGAGAAGAAATTGGTTTCTTACCCACGTACTGATTCTCAACTTATTACACATAATGAGTACGACTATTTAAGTGATGCGCTACCTAAATACCAACAACTTATTGGTAAATCGTTTGCGCCGATTTCAAGAGGACATAATAAGCGTTATGTGGACGGTTCTAATGTCGGCGAGCACTATGCTATTATTCCAACGAAAAAGGTACCAACAGAGAAAGCATTGCAATCAATGGCAGCAGATGAACGGAATATTTATTTTGAAATTTTAAATACAACGCTTGCAATGTTTCATCTAGATTATGAATACGATGAAAAAATGATACTAACGAATGTCAAAAATATTGAATTTAAATCGATTGGTAAAACAGAACTTGTAAAAGGGTGGAAAGAGCTTTTTACGGGTGATAAGGGTCTACAAGCGCGTGAGGAAGTACTTCCAGTTGTTTTCCAGGGAGAGATTGTGCAAAGTAAGGTTTCGATTGTCGAAGGAACAACAATGCCTCCTAAACCTTATACAGAAGGGCAGCTCATTACGATGATGAAAACGTGCGGGAAGTCGGTTGAGGATGAGGAAGAAATTGAAGTGTTAAAGTCCATTGAAGGCATTGGCACAGAAGCAACTCGAAGTGGAATTATTGAAACGATTAAAAAGCATGAGTTTATCGAAGTAAAGAGAAATATTGTAAGCATCACACCTAAGGGAGAACTTCTATGTAGAGCCATCGAAGGGACATTGCTATCAAGTCCTTCTATGACAGCTAAGTGGGAAATCTATCTAAAAAAGATAGGGCGTGGAGAAGGATCAGCAAAACATTTTATTGAAAGCATTGGCAAATTTATTAATCAGTTAATTGCAGAGGTACCAAATAAAATCAATACGCTAACAATCGAAGCCGAGCAGTTTACGAAGCCAATAGCAAAGGATATTGTTACTTGCCCAACATGTAAAGTAGGTAAAATTGGCTTACGTAAAAATTTTTATGGTTGCTCAGATTATAAAAATGGTTGTAAACAAACATTTCCTGAAAGATTACTAGGGAAGAAACTGACGGAAAAATACATTAAAGACTTATGTACGAACGGTAAAACTTCAGAAATCAAAGGATTTAAAGCAAAGAGTGGGAAACAGTTTAGTGCTTCACTACGTTTAGTTGAAGGTAAACTTGAATTTGAATTTAATGTAAAAAAATAA
- a CDS encoding DegV family protein translates to MKIIISTESGSDLPVKLATQHNIQIIPMHILMDGCKYLDGQVSVNEILHYHDRTNMTPSTSAPSIIEYVHFFNRIFEKYQDCTIVHICYSSKTSKSFHNASVASKQFKHIYLIDTLSANGGLSAIVLFAAEQLKQDPSIELTQLLEKIEAIVPKTKYAFVAGNVQFIKAGGRVQNSAMMENSYLKSWPCIEQIEGNLLTTKMYYGILESVVEKLIHNFFEEYTLCQHQLYLVYSLGFSESIKHYVNEYVKEKGFENVVWLEAGAVISSHAGPGSFGIAGIEQ, encoded by the coding sequence ATGAAAATTATAATTTCAACAGAAAGTGGTTCAGATTTACCAGTAAAGTTAGCAACTCAGCATAACATACAAATTATACCGATGCATATTTTAATGGATGGTTGTAAGTACTTAGATGGGCAAGTTTCAGTGAATGAGATTTTACATTATCACGATCGTACGAATATGACCCCGAGTACTAGCGCTCCATCAATTATAGAATATGTACATTTTTTTAATCGTATTTTCGAAAAGTACCAGGATTGTACGATTGTTCACATATGTTATTCATCAAAAACATCGAAATCTTTTCACAATGCAAGTGTTGCATCAAAGCAATTTAAACACATATATCTAATAGACACACTTAGCGCAAATGGAGGGTTAAGTGCAATCGTACTTTTTGCAGCTGAGCAATTAAAACAAGATCCATCGATTGAACTGACACAATTACTGGAAAAAATTGAGGCAATTGTGCCAAAAACGAAATATGCCTTTGTTGCAGGAAATGTTCAATTTATAAAGGCTGGTGGACGTGTGCAAAATAGTGCCATGATGGAGAATTCATATTTAAAAAGTTGGCCATGTATTGAACAAATTGAAGGAAACCTACTCACTACGAAAATGTACTATGGAATATTGGAAAGTGTAGTAGAAAAATTAATTCATAACTTTTTTGAAGAATATACACTTTGTCAACATCAACTTTATTTAGTTTATTCTTTAGGGTTTAGCGAATCCATTAAACACTATGTGAACGAATATGTGAAAGAAAAAGGATTCGAAAATGTAGTGTGGCTGGAGGCTGGTGCAGTTATATCTTCACATGCTGGTCCTGGTAGTTTTGGAATTGCAGGAATTGAACAATGA